One genomic region from Callospermophilus lateralis isolate mCalLat2 unplaced genomic scaffold, mCalLat2.hap1 Scaffold_169, whole genome shotgun sequence encodes:
- the LOC143640299 gene encoding ras-related protein Rab-12-like — translation MDLDAALQKRAGWGGRGGGGSGGLGADFAVLTSGQARRRKQAPRPADFKLQVIIIGSHGVGKTSLMERFTDDTFCEACKSTVGVDFKIKTVELRGKKILLQIWDTAGQERFNNITSAYYRSAKGIILVYDITKKETFNDLPKWMKMIDKYASEDAELLLVGNKMDCESDREITRQQITGMRFCEASAKDNFNVDEIFLKLVDNILKKMPLDILRNELSNSILSLQPEPEIPPELPPPRPHVRCC, via the exons ATGGATCTGGATGCCGCGCTGCAGaagcgggcggggtggggggggcgcGGCGGCGGTGGCAGTGGCGGCCTGGGCGCGGACTTCGCGGTGCTGACCAGCGGCCAAGCGCGTCGGAGGAAACAGGCCCCCAGGCCCGCGGACTTCAAGCTGCAGGTCATCATCATCGGCTCCCACGGGGTGGGAAAGACCAGCCTGATGGAGCGTTTCACCGACGACACCTTCTGCGAGGCCTGCAAGTCCACCGTGGGTGTTGACTTTAAAATCAAAACTGTAGAACTAAGAGGAAAGAAAATTCTATTGCAAATCTG GGACACAGCAGGTCAGGAGAGATTCAACAACATTACCTCAGCTTATTACAGAAGTGCCAAGGGGATCATATTAGTATATGATATCACTAAGAAGGAGACGTTTAATGATTTGCCAAAATGGATGAAGATGATTGATAAGTATGCTTCAGAAGATGCTGAACTTCTCTTAGTTGGAAATAAGATGGACTGTGAATCGGACAGAGAAATCACCAGACAGCAGATAACTGGGATGCGGTTCTGTGAAGCAAGTGCCAAGGACAACTTCAATGTGGACGAGATATTTCTGAAACTTGTTGACAATATTCTGAAAAAGATGCCTCTGGATATTTTAAGGAATGAGTTGTCCAATAGCATTCTCTCATTACAACCAGAACCTGAAATCCCGCCAGAATTGCCTCCACCAAGACCGCATGTCCGATGTTGTTGA